The Halofilum ochraceum genome segment GCGCCGTCTCCGAAGTCGCCAGATAGCCCTCGAGATACAGATACTCCGATTCGCGGATGGCCTCGGGCACCAGTTCCGTCTTCCCGAGACTCCCGGTGATCCCGAGATAGGTGCACATCGTGCGATCGGCATCCGGCGTGACCAGTACCATGCAGCGTCCGGTGTAGCCGGGCTCCACCACCTCGTGGGCGTTGGTCTCGACGCCGTTGTCTTTCAGATCATCCGCATACAGCCGGCCGAGATCGTCATCGGCCACCTTGCAGGTGTAGAAACCGCGGCCACCGAACTGGGCCAGGGCGATGACCGTGTTCGCGGCGGAACCGCCGGCGCTGCGATGGACGTGATGTTCATCCAGATAGACCATCATCTCCGACTGGTGATCGACGTCCACCAGCGTCATCACGCCCTTGTCGATCCCGAGACGCTGCAGATCCTCCGGCGTCAGGCTGTACTCCATATCCACCAGCGCGTTGCCGATGCCGTAGACGTCGTATTTGCTCAT includes the following:
- a CDS encoding adenosine kinase; protein product: MSKYDVYGIGNALVDMEYSLTPEDLQRLGIDKGVMTLVDVDHQSEMMVYLDEHHVHRSAGGSAANTVIALAQFGGRGFYTCKVADDDLGRLYADDLKDNGVETNAHEVVEPGYTGRCMVLVTPDADRTMCTYLGITGSLGKTELVPEAIRESEYLYLEGYLATSETAREAVAEARRIADDAGVRTAISLSDPNIVSHFGVQLREMIGAGVDLLFANEDEAKELTGTETVEDAITALKSSAREFVVTRGPKGAVVFDGDREFSVDGRQVDAIDTVGAGDMFAGAFLYGRTQGWSHERAARFAVSASADIITTYGPRLTRDRALGVRDAMAGAA